CACGACGACACCGTCGCGGGTCACGCCTTTGCCGTTGCTCTCCATATCGCCTTGCTGAAGGTACGCCGGCAAGAGCCTCAGATACTGATCGTAGGGCAAGACCGCATGCGTTCGCGCACCCCAAAAATTGGCATACCAGACCCCGAGCAGACCCAGCACGACGGGCATGTTTTCGGCCGGCGGGGCGGTCCGGAAATGCTCGTCCATCGCGAAGGCGCCCTCGAGCAGCTCCACGAAGCGCTCGTAGCCGACAGCCAACGCGATCGGCAGACCGATGGCCGACCACAGCGAGTAGCGACCGCCGACCCAATCCCAGAACCCGAACATGTTCCGGGTGTCGATCCCGAACGCGGACACCTTCTCGGCATTGGTCGAGACTGCGACGAAGTGCTTGGCGACCGCCGCCGGGTCGCGCGCCGCCGCCAGCAGCCAGTCGCGCGCACTCGTGGCGTTGGTCATGGTCTCCTGGGTCGTGAAGGTCTTGGAGGCCACGATGAAGAGTGTGCGTGCCGGATCCAGGTCGTTGAGCGTTTCGAGGAGATGGGTCCCGTCGACGTTCGAGACGAAGTGGACCCGCAGGTCGTTGCTGCCGTAAGCGCCGAGCGCCGTGCAGACCATCTTGGGCCCGAGGTTGGAGCCGCCGATACCGATGTTCACGACATCGCGGATAGACTGGCCCTGAAAGCCTTTCCAGGCGCCCGAGCGGACCAACCCGACGAACGACTCGAGACGCTCGAGCACGCGATTGACCCCGGGCATCACGTCTTGGCCGTCCACCTGGATCGGCCGGTTGGAGCGATTACGCAAGGCGACGTGCAACACCGCGCGCTCCTCGGTGTTGTTGATCGGTTCGCCTGCGAACATTCGCGCGATCCAACCACTCAAATCCGCGGTGTCGGACAGATCGAGCAGCAGCGCAAGGGTCTGCGGGGTGGCTAGGTTCTTGGAGTAATCCAGACGCAGCCCCGCGACAGACAGGCGCATCCTGTCGGCACGGCCGGGATCGGACGCAAAGAGATCGCGCATCGCGACATCCTGCATCTCTTGCCTGTGCTGCTCCAATGCCTGCCATGCAGGTGTTTGACTGATGAGCGACGTCATGAAGTTCTCCTGATAAGGCATCGACAAATTTTGCGGCTTCCCGGCGCGACGATCTCGCAACTCACGCGTCCATCCCCTCGCGCCAAGACTGATCGTCCCGGTCAAACAAGCGGTTGGCCTCGGGCGGACCGCAGGACCCGGCCGGATAGGTCTGGATGAAGTCACGCTCTGTGGACCACAGCTTCAGCACCGGATCGACCACCCGCCAAGCCCAATCGACCTCGTCGAAGCGCAGAAAATGGGTATGGTCGCCCTCGATCACGTCCAGGATGAGCGCCTCGTAGGCGTCGATCTGCTCGGAGGGGATGGTGCACCGGCTCGCGTCCAACCGCTCGGTCTGGGTGCGCATCTCGAGTCCGGGTTGCTTGACCTGGATCTCCATGCGGATGCACTCGTTGGGCTGGATATTGAGCAGCA
The sequence above is drawn from the Thiocapsa rosea genome and encodes:
- the pgi gene encoding glucose-6-phosphate isomerase translates to MTSLISQTPAWQALEQHRQEMQDVAMRDLFASDPGRADRMRLSVAGLRLDYSKNLATPQTLALLLDLSDTADLSGWIARMFAGEPINNTEERAVLHVALRNRSNRPIQVDGQDVMPGVNRVLERLESFVGLVRSGAWKGFQGQSIRDVVNIGIGGSNLGPKMVCTALGAYGSNDLRVHFVSNVDGTHLLETLNDLDPARTLFIVASKTFTTQETMTNATSARDWLLAAARDPAAVAKHFVAVSTNAEKVSAFGIDTRNMFGFWDWVGGRYSLWSAIGLPIALAVGYERFVELLEGAFAMDEHFRTAPPAENMPVVLGLLGVWYANFWGARTHAVLPYDQYLRLLPAYLQQGDMESNGKGVTRDGVVVDYTTGPVVWGEPGTDGQHAFYQLIHQGTQLIPADFIGAIKSHNELGDHHLKLMANFFAQTEALMRGRTTEEALAEMLSAGVPKERAQFLAHHRTFPGNRPTNSILMERLTPFTLGALIALYEHRIFVQGVLWGINSFDQWGVELGKQLAGVILEELRVGRVGGDHDASTRTLLNDFIQGRRA